The DNA sequence CGCAATCTGCGGGGGTTCCCGAACAAGACCAGGCCTTGACGTTTGGATGGAACACCGATTCGATCAGATTGGTGCGAATCGGTTGGTGCAGTGTCAGTCCGTGTCCGGTAGCCGATCGCTCGCCATCGGGACAGACGACAGTAATTTCATGGCCCGCTCGCGCTAAAGTATCGGCTAAAGTGCGGATTCCTGTGGCAAAGATGCCATCGTCGTTACTGATTAACAAGTTTAAAGGTCTATAGCAAGTCATGGAAATAGTCTCTCTATTTTTTAAGGATTGGTACAGTCTTTTTTAAGGGTAATCTCTTTGCCTGAATGGTATGACCCCTCACCCCATTTCTTAAGAAAATACAGGAGTAATTCGAGGGGTTCAGGGTAAAAATTGACTTTTCAAAAAAAAGATTTATTCAACTGCGAATTATTACCTAAGTAATTTTTACGAGATGCCGTAAATTTTAAATTTTGAATTTTGAGTTTTGAAATGCCGGTAAACTGGAGTGAGCGAGCCATCGGCAATCTCAATGCAAATTGAGGCGATAGTCACCGATCGCTGATGACCGATACTAGATAACTGCAATGATTTCATCCCCGACCGACATCGAAACGCAACTAAGCGAACTGAACCAAGACGCAACCGGCGCGATCGCGGCGGCAGATAACCTCGAGCGCCTCGAACAATTGCGCGTCAATTATTTAGGCAAAAAAGGTCAACTCTCGCAGATTCTGCGGGGTATGGGCAAACTCAGCGCTGAAGAACGCCCTCGCATCGGCGCGATCGCCAACCAAGTCAAAGATGCCCTGCAAAATAGCCTCGATGCCGCCAAAACGCACCTAGAAGAAGCCGCGATCGCTTCCCAACTCGAAGCCGAAACCCTCGATGTCACCATGCCGGGAGTCGGTCGCCCCCTCGGTCGCCTCCATCCCCTCAACAGCACCATCGATCGCTTCATCGAAATCTTCCTCGGACTCGGCTACACCGTCGCTGAAGGCCCGGAAATGGAAAGCGAATACTACAACTTTGAAGCCCTTAATACTCCCGCCGACCACCCCGCGCGGGATATGCAGGATACCTTCTACCTCCCCAACGGCAATCTCCTGCGGACGCAGACTTCCTCGGTGCAAATCCGCTACATGGAAACCCACGAACCGCCCCTGCGCATCATCGCACCCGGGCGCGTTTACCGTCGCGATACCGTCGATGCGACTCACTCGGCAGTATTCCATCAAGTCGAGTTACTCGCGATCGACAAAGGTTTAACCTTCACCGATCTTAAAGGCACGATTAAGGAATTCGTGCGCCAGATGTTTGGCGAAGAACTGCCCATGCTTTTCCGCGCCAGTTACTTTCCCTTCACTGAACCTTCCGCCGAAGTAGACGTACAATGGCGCGGCAAATGGCTTGAAGTTGCCGGGTGCGGAATGGTCGATCCCAACGTTCTTAAAGCCGTGGGCTACGATCCCGAAGTTTACTCCGGTTTTGCTGCCGGTTTTGGGGTCGAACGCTTTGCAATGGTCTTGCATCAAATCGACGATATCCGCCGCCTTTATAACAGCGATTTGCGCTTCTTGCGGCAGTTCTAACCCGTTGGAGAACTTGCATTGTTGAATTCGGTAGGGAGGTTAACTGAAAACGTCCCTACCTTGCTTGTCTGTAAAGACGTAAAATCAATTCTTCTTAACGCGATCGCCTTGCAAAATCCACGAATCATAGACATAACACAATGGGGATCGCGCGTCATCCCCTGAATGGAAAAATTTTTTACGGCAAAAAAGGGGATATTCAAAAGGCGATCGCGACTTCATTAAACTTAGGGAATAAATACAATTCTTAAAGATATGACTTTGGGCAGGCAGGGTTTTAAAACCGTTGCCCTTACTATAAAAAAAGTTCGATATGAAATTTTCATTCAATCTAAATTGATGATGAAGTCTTGAATTGGCATCATCTTAACTCAATTTCAGATCGACATTTTCGAGCAAAAAATATTACCTCTACAATAGGCAATTTTCCTAATGGAACCCGACCAATTAGTTTCTCAATTTAAAAATTTAAGTGTTGACGACCAACTCGCATTGCTGTGGTTTGTTTACACGGAAATGGGAGAGAGTGGGAGTGTTACCCCCGCCGCCCCCGGTGCAGCAGGAGATGCAATAGCTGGAGGCTTATACGACCAAGTTAAAGGGATGTCCCACGAAGAACAGTTGCAAGTTCAACGCGACCTTCTTCAAGGAACCAGTAACGAAATTACTCGCCAATACGGTTCTTTAAGCGATAATACTAAACTCTTATTTTGGTATCGTTTAGCTCAAGGAATGGAAGAAGGGACAGTAATTCCGATGCCAGAAGGGTATAAGATGGCAGAAGGAGGTCAGAAACTCCTATCCGCACTTAAGGGCAGCGAGCCTAACGAACAAATTACCTTCCTGCGCTCTTGTGTTACCTCTACAGGTAGCGAACCGGCAGAAGGCGCAGCAATTTAGTACGCTAACACCAAATTAATGAATGGGGAAGTTGGTATTAACCAGCTTCCCTTTTCTGTTTAGGTCGATCGATTTTGCAGCCAATTTTGATGTTAGGTAGTCGAACTAATCGGGTGGAGTCGGTTGCAAAACGCCTCGTTTGTCGCGACGCAGAGGATAGGGTTGCACGGGTAAAGGCGCACCTGGAGACTCGAGAACGGAAACTCCATAGGACCAATCGGGCGGACAGATAGCGATATATCGCGCGTAGCCGCCCGTTCCGCCTTCAGGTTTGGCAAACCCGATCGCGACTAGAGCGCCCGCTTCCGGTACTTTATCTAAATTGGCAACCCCTTCGGCTTGAGTATAGTGGTTGTGGAGCAGCCAGGATTCTCCTTCTAAATCTGGGGTTGTATCGGTGTCGAGCGGTTCGTGTCCGTGAAAGAGGATGTGGCGCTGTAAGTGCAGGAATTGTAAGGCATCTAAGGAGACGCTGGGAAAGGGTTTTTGATTGAAGCGATCGCTCTGACTCCATTTTTTAGACCAGTCCGTGCGGAACATCACCACCGCACCTTCCGGGATTTTGCCGTATTTCGCTTCCCAAGCGCGAATATCGGCAACCGTCGCGCGATCGCCCGGATCTGCCGCGACGCGATCGCTGACATTAATTACAACCAAGGGACGCAAGGCATAAGTTGGAGGGAGATCGCTAATCGTAGCGCCATATTCATCCCAATGCGCAGGCGGGTCGAGTTGCGTGCCGTATTGGTCGGTGGGGAGGTTGTAAGCTGTAGCAATAAAGCCGTGTTGCGCGTAGGTGTATTCTTCCCCGGTCTTGATATAGCTGGGCAGGTCGGCACCGGCTGTGGCGGGTTCAAATGTCGCGTTACCGAAACCGGGCCACACCGGAATTGTGGGACTAAAAGCATGGGTTAAATCGACATATTTAGCCGATTTAAACGTCGTTTCGTAAATTTTCCAAAAATCGGAACTTTCTGCACGAACGGGGTGCAGACCGATTGAGAGAAGGCACAGAATAGCAACGAGGCCCATCCATCGTAGGAGCGCGCGCTGGGTCATACAAGGTTTGATGGTTGAGAAATGGAATCGGCTTACCCGAAATAATCAGTCAAAAGTCTCGCCTTTTAATTATTAAACAGCGAGGGCGGCTTAAGGCTGAAAGTTTTTTATCGGCTTGCTGGTAAAGCTCGCTGCTTAGAACATAAAAGGTTGCAGCCATTGAGCGAGTCGCTAAGCGGCGATCGCGCTTCAATCAATGCCGGAACGATAAATTTTGGAGCCTATATACACGGCGAAAAGGAGGCTACGAACTGCTTCTCGCCTCGTTGTTCCTTTATAGCCAACACGGGCAGAGTGGGTAATGAAATTACGTCTTCGCTTAACTCTGACGAGAGTTTTTCCTGAAGCTATCCCAAAGAATCTGTATGAGGAAATAACACCTAAAACAAATTATTCACCTCATGCACGCGCTATCTGTCCTGCCTCTTATCTTAGCAATCCCCTTCACTTCTCCAAAAGTCATGCTAGTGCAATTTACGACTTCTACAACAGTTTCAATCCCTCAAGAATCGATTTCATCTATTCGTGGCGTGTTCCAAGCCGAAGACGGCAATCCGGATGATTGTCCCCTGCGCGGTTGCGGGCGGCGATACGAAGCTACCAGCGATCGCGGTAGCGGACGCATTCAAAACTTGGCAGCGTAATCCCTCACTTTCTGGAATCTGCGCGATCGTTTCACCTCATCCTCTCCGCAAATCGAGCCTTACCATTGAAATTTATTTAACTTTTCATCTCCGCAAAAATATCAGGACTCTCCCTCGCAAGTCCTGATATTTTTTTTGAGGAAAATCGGCGGTTTAACGGGTTGCCGCTGTAAATAGTTGCGCTTTGACCGCTATGTTTTATATTATTGTAGAGGAATAAACCTTGGCATCAGGGTGCTGCTTGCGATAGGAAGTTAGGTTGAGGGCCTTGCATCTGCCCTTGACATCGATCTGTCTTACTGGTGTAAACTTATACCCCTGGAATGTCATTGTTAGCGTTATGATCGACGACATCGATCTGATCCAAAGTCTTAGCCCTAGTGCGATGGATCGGATACTTTTCTACTTAGCATTCAGCGCCATGAGAACGAGCGGGCATCGTCACGGTGCATTTTTGGATGCGGCAGCGACCGCCGCGAAATGCGCGATTTATGCAACCTACCTCGAGCAAGGCGAAAATATTCGGATGACGGGGCATTTGCACCACATCGAACCCAAACGAGTCAAAGCGATTGTGGCAGAAGTTAAAAATGCTCTGACAGAAGGAACGCTGATGAAAATGTTGGGTTCCCAAGAACCCCGCTATCTGATTCAGTTTCCTTATGTGTGGCTAGAAAAGTATCCCTGGCAGCCGGGACTCTCGCGGATCGATGCTTGTAACCTGGATTCTGAGGAAAAAGACTACCTGGAAAAGAAACTTCCTCAAAATATACCCGACGCAAAAGCGATCGACTCCTTTCAATTTTTAGAACTCATTGAATATCTCCATCTTCGTTCCCAAGAAGATTTCCCTCGGGAACGACAAATGCCGATTAGCGAAGCCCTAACCGAACATATTAAGCGTCGCCTCATTTATTCGGGAACCGTGATGCGGATCGATCGCCCTTCAGGACTCCCGTTTTATGCCCTCACGCGCGCCAGTTACTCCCCCGCCGACCTCGAAGAGCGGACTTATACCACCGTCGAAGATACAGCACGTTACTTCCGTTTGATGCGGGATTGGGCGGCGAAGAGACCGAATGTTATGCGCGTCTTAGAAACCCTTGATATTCCCCCAGAAAACCTGGAAGCGGCTCGAGAGGATCTCGACGAAACGATTCGCGCTTGGGCAGATAGACACCATCGCGATGGCGGACAACCGACAGTTCTTCAGATGGTGTTTGGCGACCACGATGAGGAATAATTCGTAGTTCGTAATTCGTAATTCGTAATTCGTAATTCGTAGTTCGTAATTCGTAATTGATGCACTGTCATCGATCCCCCCGTAAATTAGCGAGATTTTGGCGCGCTGCTGCCAAGTCTGGTTTGAGTTGAATTGCCTGCTGATAAGCGGCGATCGCGTTCTGGGTTTTGCCCTGAATCTGCCAAAGCGCCCCCAAGTTGCAGTAAGCCTGCGCCAAAGTGGGGTTGAAGGTCAGGAGGTGTTGATAGGCAGCGATCGCGGCTTCCAGTTGCCCTAACCCCTGCAAGGCATTGCCCAACTGGTTGTGAGCGGCAATGTAATCGGGTTGCAGCCGAATTGCCTCCTGAAAGCACGCCACAGCAGCCGCTAAATCGCCCTGACCGGCCAGAGATTTGCCGCGTTTAAAGTGCGATCGCGCCGCATCGGTAATCGGTTTCGCCTGCCAGGGGGCAAACTGCTGTAAGTGAAATTCACCCGCCTCAGTCACCATCAGTTGCAACGATCGCTCCAGTCCGCGCCGCCGCAACGCTTCATTAACCGCCCGCTCCGAAGACTCTCGCTGCAAGCGTTGCTGTTGGTGGGAAATTCCTTGAGGATTGATGCGATAGAAGTAAAGCGGGCGTTCTAAATGGTAGATTTGGGTCACTTCTGCAACTCGCAACGAGAGATCGTAGTCTTCGGCAGAGGTAAATTCGGGACGGATACCGCCAATGGTTGCAAATACTGACTGTCGCAGCAACCGGAAATGGAAGGTTAGCAGATCGACGAGCAGCCCGATTGGACTATAAGGGATTTTGCATCGCTGCCCCAATCCTTGCCGCTGACCCCGAAGATCGATATTGACGTGGTTGGTGTAGACCATGCCATACTCTGGGTGGCGATCGAGAAACTCCACCGTTTCTTGTAAAGCTGTGGAAGCCAAGCGATCGTCGGCATCGAGCCAGCCGACGTACTCGCCCTGCGTTAGTCTATGAGCCTGACTCAGCGCTCGACCTCGCCCCAAGCGATCGCCCTGCTGAAAGCGAATCCGAGCATCCTTTTGGGCATAGTTTTGGGCAATGGCAACCGAGCGATCCGTAGAGCCATCATCCCAGAGAATCAGTTCCCAGTCGGGGAAAGTTTGAGCCAGCACAGACTCCAGCGCCTCCGCTAGATACGCCTCGGTGTTGTAGACGGTCATCACGAGGGAGACTTTCGGGAGGGGGGGAGTGGAGAAGTTACTCATACCATTTCCTACAAGTTTTGCACTAAATTTGTCGCCGTAGGGGCATAACACCGTTATGCCCTCTTAGGGATTCGTGCAAAATCAATAAGAATTGGTATCACGCTAACCAATGAACAAAGATAGGAAGTAAAGCGCCTTCTCATCTATCAAAGGCGATCGCTTTCACAAGTCAGGCACGGAGTATCTGAGATTGAAAGCGTACCTCACCCCGATGAAAAATGCTATCTATGACATAGCGCTACAGAATACCCTAGGCAGACTCCCACTCCACTCGTAAAACGAGCTTTTAAGCAACACTGGTAAATAGCTGCTGCCATTCCTTCGCGGGTGCATCGGGGGCGGCAACAATTTCCACAATTTTATTTTTTGCTTCTGGTTGGAACAATGCCGCAACGCAGGTTTGAGCAACCTTGGTTCGCGGGATGCGCCCTTCAAAAAGGGTATCGGCAGAAGCCATAATAATCGAGTCTGAATTATCTTCGTTTAACAAACCGCCCGGTCGCACGATGGTATAAGGCAAACCGCTTTTTTGAATGTAATTTTCGGCTTGTTGTTTCCAATAAAGAACCAACCAAAATAGGTTAAGGGGATGAAAGAACTTAGAGGTACAAAGCGAAGACACCAATACAAACTGTTGAATATTCTTTGATTTCGCGGCTTCAACTAAATTTTTTGTGCCTTCATAATCGACTTTGTAGGGGCCAGTCGCATCGAAGGAAGGGGTTGCACCTGTCGCGCAGATAAGATGGGTACAATCTGCGATCGCATCGGCTAAACTGGCTCGATTGAGAACATCACCTACGACTAAATCTGCTTCCGGCGGTAATATTTCTCTTCCTTTCTCTAGATCTCGCACCATCGCCCGCACGGAAATATTTTGTTTGACTAATTCCTTAACAATTCTCCGTCCCGTTTGTCCGGTTGCTCCAGCTACAAAAACTTTCATTTGCACCTTGCCTCTAACAATACTTATTTATTGTAGCGGTTTGCAGTTAATCGGAAACAGCGGGCGGTAATCGGTCTATTTTGGTGCGGAGATCGACACTTTAAAAAATTTAGGATGGCAGTTTTTAGATGAAATGAAGGACACAAGCAGGATAAAGGTCGTTCGCGCCTACCAATTTAATTTAGATATCTATCCCTCGCGCGCGAGAAAGTCGCTGTCTCTTCATTTTGAGTTGAAACTTGTTAAAAACGAGCATAAAATCTGTAAAATCAATACGGTTGAGATCGTGCAGCGGAAATCGGCAAATTTATGATGAGACAGTCGCTCGATAATTTATCATTAGGCGCGCCCCGCAAAGCGGCACTGTGTATCGCGCTAGGTATGGGTTTAATGTTCGATCCCCATCTTAATGCCAATCGCGCGATCGCTGCCCCCC is a window from the Oscillatoria sp. FACHB-1406 genome containing:
- a CDS encoding SDR family oxidoreductase, whose amino-acid sequence is MKVFVAGATGQTGRRIVKELVKQNISVRAMVRDLEKGREILPPEADLVVGDVLNRASLADAIADCTHLICATGATPSFDATGPYKVDYEGTKNLVEAAKSKNIQQFVLVSSLCTSKFFHPLNLFWLVLYWKQQAENYIQKSGLPYTIVRPGGLLNEDNSDSIIMASADTLFEGRIPRTKVAQTCVAALFQPEAKNKIVEIVAAPDAPAKEWQQLFTSVA
- the pheS gene encoding phenylalanine--tRNA ligase subunit alpha; amino-acid sequence: MISSPTDIETQLSELNQDATGAIAAADNLERLEQLRVNYLGKKGQLSQILRGMGKLSAEERPRIGAIANQVKDALQNSLDAAKTHLEEAAIASQLEAETLDVTMPGVGRPLGRLHPLNSTIDRFIEIFLGLGYTVAEGPEMESEYYNFEALNTPADHPARDMQDTFYLPNGNLLRTQTSSVQIRYMETHEPPLRIIAPGRVYRRDTVDATHSAVFHQVELLAIDKGLTFTDLKGTIKEFVRQMFGEELPMLFRASYFPFTEPSAEVDVQWRGKWLEVAGCGMVDPNVLKAVGYDPEVYSGFAAGFGVERFAMVLHQIDDIRRLYNSDLRFLRQF
- a CDS encoding orange carotenoid protein N-terminal domain-containing protein translates to MEPDQLVSQFKNLSVDDQLALLWFVYTEMGESGSVTPAAPGAAGDAIAGGLYDQVKGMSHEEQLQVQRDLLQGTSNEITRQYGSLSDNTKLLFWYRLAQGMEEGTVIPMPEGYKMAEGGQKLLSALKGSEPNEQITFLRSCVTSTGSEPAEGAAI
- a CDS encoding glycosyltransferase; the protein is MSNFSTPPLPKVSLVMTVYNTEAYLAEALESVLAQTFPDWELILWDDGSTDRSVAIAQNYAQKDARIRFQQGDRLGRGRALSQAHRLTQGEYVGWLDADDRLASTALQETVEFLDRHPEYGMVYTNHVNIDLRGQRQGLGQRCKIPYSPIGLLVDLLTFHFRLLRQSVFATIGGIRPEFTSAEDYDLSLRVAEVTQIYHLERPLYFYRINPQGISHQQQRLQRESSERAVNEALRRRGLERSLQLMVTEAGEFHLQQFAPWQAKPITDAARSHFKRGKSLAGQGDLAAAVACFQEAIRLQPDYIAAHNQLGNALQGLGQLEAAIAAYQHLLTFNPTLAQAYCNLGALWQIQGKTQNAIAAYQQAIQLKPDLAAARQNLANLRGDR
- a CDS encoding cyclase family protein — protein: MTQRALLRWMGLVAILCLLSIGLHPVRAESSDFWKIYETTFKSAKYVDLTHAFSPTIPVWPGFGNATFEPATAGADLPSYIKTGEEYTYAQHGFIATAYNLPTDQYGTQLDPPAHWDEYGATISDLPPTYALRPLVVINVSDRVAADPGDRATVADIRAWEAKYGKIPEGAVVMFRTDWSKKWSQSDRFNQKPFPSVSLDALQFLHLQRHILFHGHEPLDTDTTPDLEGESWLLHNHYTQAEGVANLDKVPEAGALVAIGFAKPEGGTGGYARYIAICPPDWSYGVSVLESPGAPLPVQPYPLRRDKRGVLQPTPPD
- the hetR gene encoding heterocyst differentiation master regulator HetR yields the protein MIDDIDLIQSLSPSAMDRILFYLAFSAMRTSGHRHGAFLDAAATAAKCAIYATYLEQGENIRMTGHLHHIEPKRVKAIVAEVKNALTEGTLMKMLGSQEPRYLIQFPYVWLEKYPWQPGLSRIDACNLDSEEKDYLEKKLPQNIPDAKAIDSFQFLELIEYLHLRSQEDFPRERQMPISEALTEHIKRRLIYSGTVMRIDRPSGLPFYALTRASYSPADLEERTYTTVEDTARYFRLMRDWAAKRPNVMRVLETLDIPPENLEAAREDLDETIRAWADRHHRDGGQPTVLQMVFGDHDEE